A single Cyclopterus lumpus isolate fCycLum1 chromosome 1, fCycLum1.pri, whole genome shotgun sequence DNA region contains:
- the LOC117733435 gene encoding fascin-like, with product MSANGADGDLLQIPLGLINSEGKYLTAETFGFKINASASSLKKKQTWTLEQTGEDGSAVFLRSHLGRYLATDKDGNVTADSETRGACRDCRFVVTAHEDGRWSLQSEPHGRYLSGSEDRITCFAQAATPAERWSVHLAVHPQVNLYSLARKRFAHLSARGERHEVSIDRDVPWGVDSLVTLVYRDQRYHLETSDNRFLRNDGSLSTNTDKDTGYVLEFRSGKVAFRDCNGRYLAPGGPTGTMKSGKGTRAGKDELFGLERSHAQVVLTAGNERNVSTRQGMDLSANQDEEGDQEVFQLEMSREDRKCAFRTASGKYWTLTASGGLQCTASNKSANSFFELEWRDGRVCVRAANNKYVIAKRNGQLAATVDSAGEAEQFLMKLINRPIIVLRGEHGFIGARKAGMATLDSNRASYDVFQLEFHNGAYSLKDSQGKYWCVGDDSAVGCSSATPVQFLFEFCDLNKMAIRALGGKYLKGDHAGGLKASVDSLDSATRWEY from the exons CGCAAACGGCGCCGACGGGGACCTGCTGCAGATCCCTCTGGGGCTCATCAACAGCGAGGGCAAGTATCTGACGGCGGAGACCTTCGGCTTTAAAATCAACGCGTCGGCCAGCAGCCTGAAGAAGAAGCAGACCTGGACCCTGGAGCAGACCGGGGAGGACGGCAGCGCCGTGTTCCTGCGCTCCCACCTGGGCCGCTACCTCGCCACGGACAAAGACGGCAACGTCACCGCGGACAGCGAGACGCGCGGCGCTTGCCGCGACTGCCGCTTCGTGGTCACCGCGCACGAGGACGGGCGGTGGTCTCTGCAGTCCGAGCCCCACGGCCGCTACCTCAGCGGCAGCGAGGACCGCATCACCTGCTTCGCGCAGGCTGCCACGCCGGCGGAGCGGTGGAGCGTGCACCTGGCCGTGCACCCGCAGGTCAACCTGTACAGCCTGGCGCGCAAGCGCTTCGCCCACCTGAGCGCGCGCGGGGAGCGGCACGAGGTGTCGATAGACCGCGATGTCCCCTGGGGGGTGGACTCTCTCGTGACGCTGGTCTACCGGGACCAGCGCTACCACCTCGAGACTTCTGACAACCGCTTCCTCCGCAACGACGGCAGCCTGTCCACGAACACGGACAAGGACACCGGCTACGTGCTGGAGTTCCGCTCCGGGAAAGTGGCTTTCCGCGACTGCAACGGCCGCTACCTGGCGCCCGGGGGCCCGACCGGCACCATGAAGTCTGGGAAAGGCACCCGGGCCGGGAAGGACGAACTGTTTGGCCTGGAGCGGAGCCACGCGCAGGTCGTGCTGACTGCAGGCAACGAGAGGAACGTCTCCACGAGGCAAG GCATGGACCTGTCGGCCAATCAGGACGAGGAAGGGGACCAGGAAGTCTTCCAGCTGGAAATGAGCCgtgaggacaggaagtgtgcCTTCAGAACCGCTTCTGGGAAATACTGGACTCTGACAGCGAGTGGGGGACTGCAGTGCACCGCCTCCAACaa GTCGGCTAACAGCTTCTTTGAACTGGAGTGGCGTGacggtcgtgtgtgtgtgcgtgcagccAACAACAAATATGTGATCGCTAAGAGGAACGGACAGCTAGCCGCTACTGTTGACAGCGCAG GGGAGGCCGAACAGTTCCTGATGAAGCTGATCAACCGTCCAATCATCGTGCTTCGTGGGGAGCACGGCTTCATCGGCGCTCGTAAAGCGGGAATGGCGACTCTGGACTCCAACCGAGCGTCCTACGATGTTTTCCAGCTGGAGTTCCACAACGGAGCCTACTCCCTGAAAG ACTCCCAGGGGAAGTACTGGTGTGTCGGAGACGACTCGGCGGTGGGCTGCAGCAGCGCCACGCCTGTCCAGTTCCTGTTTGAGTTCTGTGACCTCAACAAGATGGCCATCCGTGCTCTGGGGGGGAAGTACCTCAAAGGGGACCATGCTGGAGGGCTGAAGGCCAGCGTCGACTCGCTGGACAGCGCCACCCGCTGGGAAtactga
- the LOC117736476 gene encoding ras-related protein Rap-1b-like: MAPSGRPNTVRLLFLGAAGVGKSALIHRFLHDRFEHKYTRTVEELHVLEYDTAGSGKMRLEVLDTSGSYSFPAMRQLSIRHSDAFALVYAVDDPGSLEEVRRLRDEILELRGDRGAPITVVGGKADLGDAEGRVLLAADVMATVEDEWDASFVEASARTGGNAVGVFRALLRQVNPPLSCAAWRRRDAVPRRAVRKKPPLKKNNSCVLS; encoded by the coding sequence ATGGCTCCATCGGGACGTCCCAACACGGTCCGGCTGCTGTTCCTCGGGGCAGCCGGGGTCGGTAAGAGCGCGCTCATCCACCGCTTCCTCCACGACCGCTTCGAGCACAAGTACACGCGCACGGTGGAGGAGCTTCACGTGCTGGAGTACGACACGGCCGGGTCTGGGAAGATGCGTCTGGAGGTCTTGGACACGAGCGGCAGCTACTCCTTCCCGGCGATGCGGCAGCTCAGCATCCGCCACAGCGACGCGTTCGCGCTCGTGTACGCGGTGGACGACCCCGGGTCCCTCGAGGAGGTGCGGCGGCTGCGCGACGAGATTCTGGAGCTGCGGGGCGACAGGGGCGCGCCCATCACCGTGGTGGGCGGCAAGGCGGACCTGGGTGACGCCGAGGGCCGCGTGCTGCTGGCGGCTGACGTCATGGCCACGGTGGAGGACGAGTGGGACGCCAGCTTCGTGGAGGCGTCCGCGCGCACCGGGGGTAACGCGGTGGGAGTGTTCCGCGCGCTGCTGCGGCAGGTGAACCCGCCGCTGAGCTGCGCGGCGTGGAGGCGCAGGGACGCGGTGCCCAGACGAGCAGTGAGGAAGAAACCACCACTGAAGAAGAACAACAGCTGTGTCCTGTCGTGA
- the plk1 gene encoding serine/threonine-protein kinase PLK1 codes for MIAGTAKPANPSAHVDPKSAPLKEIPDILVDPRTMTRYARGRFLGKGGFAKCYEITDTETNQVFAGKIVPKSLILKQHQREKMTSEIAIHKSLNHANVVGFQGFFEDDDFVFVVLEICRRRSLLELHKRRKAVTEPEARYYMTQLLKGVQYLHNNRVIHRDLKLGNIFLSDEMEVKIGDFGLATKIEFDGERKKTLCGTPNYIAPEVLCKKGHSYEVDVWSLGCILYTLLVGKPPFETSCLKETYNRIKKNNYTIPWHINPLATSLIKRMLHADPAQRPTITELQADEYFTSGYIPSRLPTTCLTVPPRFSIAPSTAAELNQRRPLTAINNKAGTERVDAKDEPAQREPEPTECHLKDLLQQLNTIIAAKPSEKPVIRQEEAEDPACVPIFWISKWVDYSDKYGLGYQLCDNSVGVLFNDYTRLIMYTDGDSLQYIDKAAVESYLSVRSFPAVHNKKITLLKYFRNYMSEHLLKAGANMARRDGDELARLPYLSLWFRTKSAIVLHLSNGTVQINFFQDHTKLILCPLMGAVTYIDEKREFSTYKLSLLEEFGCCKELASRIRYAKLMVEKLLETKLSPH; via the exons ATGATCGCCGGTACCGCGAAGCCGGCGAATCCGTCGGCACACGTCGACCCTAAATCGGCTCCTCTCAAAGAAATCCCGGATATTCTGGTGGACCCGCGCACCATGACCCGGTACGCGAGGGGACGCTTCCTCGGGAAAGGCGGTTTCGCCAAATGCTACGAAATCACGGACACTGAGACGAACCAGGTTTTCGCCGGTAAAATCGTGCCCAAGTCGCTGATCCTGAAGCAGCACCAGAGGGAGAAGATGACCTCCGAAATCGCCATTCACAAGAGCCTGAACCACGCCAACGTCGTCGGGTTCCAGGGCTTTTTCGAAGACGACGACTTCGTCTTTGTCGTGCTGGAGATCTGCAGGAGAAGG TCCCTCTTGGAGCTGCACAAGCGCCGCAAAGCCGTGACGGAGCCCGAGGCCCGCTACTACATGACCCAGCTGCTCAAGGGCGTCCAGTACCTGCACAACAACAGAGTCATCCACAGGGACCTGAAGCTGGGCAACATCTTCCTCAGCGACGAGATGGAGGTCAAGATAG ggGACTTTGGTTTGGCCACTAAGATCGAGTTTGACGGCGAGAGGAAGAAGACCCTGTGTGGAACGCCCAACTACATCGCACCCGAGGTGCTTTGCAAGAAAGGCCACAGCTATGAAGTGGACGTCTGGTCGCTCGGGTGCATATT GTACACTCTGTTGGTGGGCAAGCCCCCATTTGAGACCTCGTGTCTGAAGGAGACTTACAATCGCATCAAGAAGAACAACTACACCATCCCCTGG CACATCAACCCGCTGGCGACGTCCCTCATCAAGCGGATGCTGCACGCGGACCCCGCCCAGAGGCCCACCATCACGGAGCTGCAGGCGGACGAGTACTTCACGTCGGGCTACATCCCGTCGCGCCTGCCCACCACGTGCCTCACCGTGCCGCCGCGCTTCTCCATCGCCCCCTCCACGGCCGCAGAGCTCAACCAGCGACGCCCCCTGACGGCCATTAACAACAAAG CCGGGACGGAGAGGGTGGACGCGAAGGACGAGCCGGCGCAGAG GGAGCCCGAGCCGACGGAGTGCCACCTGAAGgacctgctgcagcagctcaacACCATCATCGCCGCCAAGCCCTCGGAGAAGCCGGTCATCCGCCAAG AAGAGGCCGAGGATCCTGCGTGTGTTCCCATCTTCTGGATCAGCAAATGGGTCGACTACTCGGACAAATATGGATTAG GCTACCAGCTGTGTGACAACAGCGTGGGCGTGCTCTTCAACGATTACACGCGGCTCATCATGTACACCGACGGCGACAGTCTGCAGTACATCGACAAGGCGGCGGTGGAATCCTACCTCAGCGTGCGCTCGTTCCCCGCGGTTCACAACAAGAAG ATAACGCTACTGAAATACTTCCGCAACTACATGAGCGAGCACCTGCTGAAGGCGGGCGCCAACATGGCGCGGCGGGACGGCGACGAGCTGGCGCGGCTGCCTTACCTCTCCCTCTGGTTCCGCACCAAGAGCGCCATCGTCCTGCACCTCTCCAACGGCACCGTGCAGATCAACTTCTTCCAg GATCACACCAAGCTGATCCTGTGCCCGCTGATGGGCGCGGTGACGTACATCGACGAGAAGCGAGAGTTCAGCACCTACAAGCTCTCGCTGCTGGAGGAGTTCGGCTGCTGCAAGGAGCTGGCCAGCCGCATCCGCTACGCCAAGCTCATGGTGGAGAAGCTGCTGGAAACCAAGCTTTCACCCCATTAG
- the LOC117728642 gene encoding uncharacterized protein LOC117728642 has protein sequence MGNVWSPVVESSTISILPELSFESFGPRHRDFGSQLSLPSVLLSPNEPITRPSSAPSNLGYQRGRDFKLESPGERHRDFGSRLSLPSILLRPKKVLRGFRSVPSDLAYEFNPWPQIVDDAHQIIDAPVDAHQIIDAPVDAPQILDAPVDAPQILDAPVDAPQILDAPVDAPQILDAPVDAPQILDAPVDAPPAHKWDELSCYLLVTQLILSIVKDSVTRISPEDMEVMTRTLYQKLWVDMQTINIAVQPKSHHIEKIARAVHKDLCTLMGDAEWVQRYLLLKKEEFDQLVIQTLKTYLVKAKSSCLKRFFRAVVKPFTCCCRSARQY, from the coding sequence atggGTAACGTGTGGTCCCCGGTTGTTGAGAGTAGCACAATCTCTATTTTGCCGGAGCTCAGTTTTGAGAGCTTTGGCCCGAGGCACAGAGACTTTGGGTCTCAACTCAGTTTGCCCTCGGTGCTGTTGAGCCCAAATGAGCCCATCACAAGGCCCAGCAGTGCGCCCAGTAATTTGGGTTATCAAAGGGGCAGAGACTTTAAGTTGGAGAGCCCTGGAGAACGGCACAGAGACTTTGGGTCTCGTCTGAGTCTGCCCTCCATTTTGTTGAGACCCAAAAAGGTGCTCAGAGGCTTTAGGAGTGTGCCAAGCGATTTGGCCTATGAGTTTAATCCCTGGCCTCAGATCGTTGACGATGCACATCAGATCATTGATGCACCCGTTGATGCACATCAGATCATTGATGCACCCGTTGATGCACCTCAGATCCTTGATGCACCTGTTGATGCACCTCAGATCCTTGATGCACCTGTTGATGCACCTCAGATCCTTGATGCACCTGTTGATGCACCTCAGATCCTTGATGCACCCGTTGATGCACCTCAGATCCTTGATGCACCCGTTGATGCACCACCAGCTCATAAATGGGATGAACTGAGCTGTTATCTTCTGGTGACACAGTTGATATTGAGTATTGTGAAAGACTCAGTAACGAGAATTTCCCCGGAGGACATGGAAGTCATGACTAGGACCTTGTACCAGAAGCTCTGGGTGGACATGCAAACAATTAACATTGCTGTCCAACCTAAATCTCACCACATTGAAAAGATTGCCAGGGCCGTGCACAAGGACCTGTGCACGTTGATGGGGGATGCAGAGTGGGTGCAGAGGTATCTGCTGTTGAAGAAAGAGGAATTTGACCAGCTTGTGATTCAGACCCTAAAAACATATCTGGTGAAAGCAAAGAGCAGCTGTCTCAAAAGGTTTTTTAGAGCTGTGGTCAAGCCGtttacctgctgctgcagatccGCCCGCCAGTACTAG
- the LOC117728659 gene encoding poly(A)-specific ribonuclease PARN-like isoform X2 — protein MNTSLESYRIQTYAEYVKGKHQNKEKLGQTPKSWGEDGWRKPHYASATSAATFGYPRGLRKRSISPVQGSADAPVTDGWSNYSYPDSAGSKKMKTDGVYSACSHTADGFRDSMCSG, from the exons ATGAACACCAGCCTGGAGAGTTACAGGATCCAGACGTATGCCGAGTACGTCAAGGGCAAGCATCAGAACAAGGAGAAGCTCGGCCAGACGCCCAAATCTTGGGGGGAGGACGGCTGGAGGAAGCCTCACTACGCCTCAGCTACTTCTGCTGCTACTTTTGGATACCCCCG gGGTCTGCGGAAACGCAGCATCAGTCCCGTTCAGGGTTCCGCAGATGCGCCGGTCACAGACGGCTGGAGTAACTACTCGTACCCGGATAGCGCAGGCAGCAAGAAGATGAAAACGGATGGTGTGTACTCTGCGTGTTCCCACACAGCCGACGGCTTTAGAGATTCAATGTGCTCTGGGTGA
- the LOC117728659 gene encoding poly(A)-specific ribonuclease PARN-like isoform X1 produces MNTSLESYRIQTYAEYVKGKHQNKEKLGQTPKSWGEDGWRKPHYASATSAATFGYPRGLRKRSISPVQGSADAPVTDGWSNYSYPDSAGSKKMKTDDKSGQANAEAIESKTRIYTTVYVYIHIHTVCVCVCMYMYRLTEKL; encoded by the exons ATGAACACCAGCCTGGAGAGTTACAGGATCCAGACGTATGCCGAGTACGTCAAGGGCAAGCATCAGAACAAGGAGAAGCTCGGCCAGACGCCCAAATCTTGGGGGGAGGACGGCTGGAGGAAGCCTCACTACGCCTCAGCTACTTCTGCTGCTACTTTTGGATACCCCCG gGGTCTGCGGAAACGCAGCATCAGTCCCGTTCAGGGTTCCGCAGATGCGCCGGTCACAGACGGCTGGAGTAACTACTCGTACCCGGATAGCGCAGGCAGCAAGAAGATGAAAACGGATG ACAAAAGTGGACAGGCGAATGCAGAGGCCATCGAGAGCAAGACACGTATATATAcaactgtgtatgtgtatatacacatacacacagtgtgtgtgtgtgtgtgtatgtatatgtacagacTGACTGAGAAGCTTTGA